TTCAAACACCTGAACCAGTTGTCACCGAAAAATATGacatcaccatcatcttaCCATGCACCTGCGAAGAGCCTTCAACCATCACAACAACTGGTGCTAAAGGTAGTGGTGCTAAAGGTAGAGGTTCTGAACCGGTTTCAGCAGGTAATGGCTCTGACACTTCGACACAAGAAATATCTACTTACGAGGGTATGGGCTCAAAGAACACATAAACATTCTTAGCTGTGATATCTgctcttttgtggatttcaTGTTGAATCTATCCAATTGAACCTTGGTGTGATTTATACATGAGAAACGTGGTAGTTTATcaatgtttggttattatgATTCCTCTTTGTTTAGCTATTTCGCTTGCCATGATCTGTTACTGTAGTAATGTATGCTTTCATGGTTTAATAACAGAACACATATAGCAACGGTAACGAGTATCCAGTCACAAACCGGTCCCCACGCATtcaagatttgaagaaacgGGACACAAATCTGCATTGAATCAAGATCTAACCCGTCCACTAATCAGCCTTGCTGTTGTTGACTACAACTACTTATCGACGAACCAGGATTATCGGACTCTCGTTAATACAAAGAGTTTCTCAGCGTTTTCGCGAAATCTCCAAGACAAAATGAAAATAATTGAGGGAACCTGCGAATTGAAGAGAGGATAGACATGTCATAGTTACTCAGGTTCCTAGCGGTAGCAAGATTATCAGGGCGACTGGAAATTTGGGATAGTGGGAGTCCAATATTGACCATAATTCTTTACCAACCACGCGTggaaacttcaacaaacaaAATAGTTCACACAACCAGCTTTGCAATTAGTGTGCCAACCGAAACCAACTTCTATCAGTTTTCCTTTTGTGATGGGCCACATAAATGACAATTAACACCACAATGAACAGTCCAAGGGTGTGCTCAGCTCCAGACCCCGATACTGAAACAATTCGATTCAGGTTTCGAGAGGTTCCAGACTCTTCACTTGCAACCATCACAGGGTGTTTCAGCACCTTGACAGAACTAATAATTATTCACGAGAGCTTAACAGCTTTTGAATTTCGGAAACCTTATCCTCACTGGGAGCTGATCATTATGCTTGTGCTTTCAGATCATAAATATAAGATAGATTCGTCCCTATTAATCGAGTTTCCGAATATAAAGCGTTATAGCCTGTTCGCTTGGTTCTTATGTATATTTTAGACGAAGTACGAAACGAAATAATCTAAGCATCTGCTGAAACCATTGATAATCAGCAAGATGACAAAAAATTTTATAAATAAGTTTTATGAAAAGTAAAACTAAgtaatggtgatattgAGTTCAGAAGGAATCCATTCATCCTGAGAGTTGTAGTCAGCGTGGTTttgcttcaacaagttctcTGGAACTTTGTCAAGGTGTTCCTTGTCTTCCACAATAACACCTCCCATACCCATTGCCAAGTGAGTTTGGATGTGACAATGAACCATAGCGATATTGTTACTAGCAATAAATCGGATAATAGCGTATCCGCCTGTAATAACAGCAACATTGTCCACATATGCAGGGTCCTCGAAATTAAATAAGTCGTCGcttccatcttcaagagcCTCTTCAGTAGTATTGTAGGCGAAGGTACTAACGGTATCATTTTTAGCAATAACCCAGAAAGTGTGTCCGTGCAAGTGCATTGGGTGATCTGCAAGTGGAgtgttttggaaaatgatatcaacaacatcacccTCCTTGATTCCAGCATCTACAACTGAACCTCCGAAGGCTTGAGTAGCATTAATGGAATCATTACCTTGAagcttgaacaaaattGGATAGTTCATTTCCATACCACCATCAAAAGCAACcccattgaagatggtgaaaGTAGTGGAACCAGGACGAGTCAATTCAGCTTGAATGGTAACATCAGCAGCACCGGTTGGTGGCTTGAGAGTGCTATCGAGAGGACTAGAACTGAATGGATCgaacttgatgaaactTGAGTCTAACAAGTCACCAGCCAAGTTGTTGTGTAGAACACCGTTGGTATCTTCAATAGCAACGCTCTCTTGCACGTACTGATACGTTTCGTTACTGTAAGAACCATATTGCAAGTAAGCAAGACCAGTGTAGAGTTGGGGCATATCATCACCTTGGACTCTGATAGCAAAAGGCTCATCAGTATTTTCGTGTTCATCTTCCACGGTCTTAATAGCAACCGTAACTCTTAATCCAATTGGCAAATAGAGTTGTTGGACTACTTTAGGGTGAATATAAGAACCATCAATAGCAACAACAGTCAAATTATGGTCATCGACACTCAATGTCTTGGAGAATTCACCCCCCATGTTAAtaaggttgaagaagacatAGTCCTCATCGTTGGTATAGTATacttcttggtcaaccGTAGAGTTGAAACACTCAGTGTTAGTTCCTGGGAATTCTAACAAGGTGGTGTTGTATTCAATAGATGTGAAACCGTTAAGAGTTCCAAGGTCCATACAACCGAAGGAATCCATGTGCCAAGTATCAGCACCGGTAGCACCCATATATTTTTCGTATTTGGTAGCACCTTGGCTGGCAAAAGTACTGTTGGGGAAACAATAGTGGCGACCTTTAccgttgatcaacaaaGATTGAACACAAGATGGGTCCATACCATAAGCGAACATCTTGACAGCAATTTCATCGTAGGTTTCCTTAAACCAGTCACTGAGTATAAGATAGTTTGGCTTCTTTTCTAATCTGTTCAAAAGAGACAACTCGTCAGTATCGTTAGTTATTTCACCATAAGGTCTTCCAACCTCATCAGAAGGGTTGATATAAATTGGTCCTATGATACCGTCGTTAGCATAAGCTCTGTAATGAGCATGGTACCAGTAGAATCCGTATTGATCCATCTTCCACACGTAGGTGTAAGTATCACCACTTAAAATAGGCCATTGAGTAACGCCTGGAACACCGTCAGAGAAAATAGTTCCGTTTTGGTGGATACCGTGAAAGTGGATGGTGATTGGAACCGttaagaagttgttgaccTTGATCACAACCCAGTCACCTTGGTTTCCATCAATAAGAGGACCAGGAGATTCCCCATTAATCAAAAAACCTCTACGGTAGTGACCATCGGGCATCACCTCTGTTTCAGTCAAGTTCCATACTTGGTAGTTGACGGTGGCGCCACTTGGAATTAAGTCCAAGTTAGacttcaatctcttcagTCTTTTTTCAAGGGGCTCAGATAAGTCCGAGGAATCTTGCACCCCTCTAATTTCTAAAGCAGGAGCTGCATTACTTTCAACTTTCTCAGAAAGCGCAAAACCACAAAGAGAAAGGGCCACTAAAGCAAAAGTAgaaatcttcaccatcttgGTTCCTATGTAAAAAATGATGGAAAATGCCCCTTATATATGCTGAAATAAAAACCGGTAGGTCGGGATTGTGGTGggccttgttgaaaatgtaCTGTACTGACTAAAACATTATAAACACATTATAAACAAGCTATTGCATTGAAAAGGAGGTGAAATGTCGCATTACTAATGTTTTGGTCTCGGAACAATAGGGTTTTTGAATAAACATGCAGGAGTGAGGTTAAAGCATGCAGATAGATAGGAAGGTGAAAACAAGTAAATAATCATCAGATAGTCATCATTTGGCTCTCTGGAGAGCAAAAATAACACTCCCCACTAATGTCGGCATTGTAACTCAATGATTACAAGTCGCTTTGGCGAGAGACAGTAGTCTGAAACTAATAAACAGATGAGTGCAAAGAATCAGTGAATCTCACATCTTGGCGGCTAAATGCAGAGGAATGCATAATAGAACAATTGATGCCATCTGAGACGTATATCCAGGATCCGGCATACACAAGAATACCGATTTTTGTGCTTTTATGTGTGGGCAAAACAGTGCTGAAGTGCCGGGAGCTGAAATCAGAGTTCTTTCAGCTAAGCTATGTGTAATAAAATTTACAAGAAAAACCCCAAGGAAAGCACTGATAGAGGGACCTGAATGGGTTTATCTCGGTTATTTTGCATTTTTATAAAAATAAATACTTTGACGCCGTTAATGCAGCGAGGCTCAAAATTTTCAGTCGGTCGGAAGTGCCACCACTTTAACCGATGACTAGTCGAACCAAGCACTGAATGTTTGACATCAACTAGCTAATTGAGCCAAGCGTATATGTTCATGAGAACTAACATTGAGAGCACGGTCTTTTGGATGTGCAGATTTAAACTACCAATGCTTAAAACCATAGTGTTAAAACCGCTTCTAAACATATAGTGCCGTGGAATTTCAACATaaaaagttttttttgCGAAAAAACTAGCCGCCTGTTCGATGTTATTGTAGGGCTTTATTGTGTAGTTCCATGCAAGAACATCTAATCATCCAATCCAGTAGCATTCTATGTTTTGATTTCTGATTGTATCTCATTGAGATAATACAGTACTAGTTGATAATCACACCTAAGCTTTACACACTTCGTCTAGGTCACTCGTCTTATGGTCATGAGGTCTCCTACCATCGCTGGTACCTGTAACGTTGTGCAGTGCTTGAATCTTGCGGCTAGCAATTTTAACGAAGTGCTTCCTTCTTGCAGGGGCCTGAGCACTGCGTTCCTTCGGACAATTAAACTTAAGGAAGAGTATCCGTTTCAAGCCTTCGTAATTTAGTTGTCGGACTTTTCAACTTTATTCGATGGGGTATCCTGTTGGGGGTCTGTGTAAGCCAGAGGCATTGTTTGACACATTTCCTGTGATTTGAAGGGTGTAGAACAGCAGCGTACAATAGTGGAGGACAATAGTAGATGACAGTAGTTGAGGACTAGATGAGAATTTAGTTAGACATATGGCTTCTTACTGGAACTCAAGTGCAACTCGGGTTCAATACAAGATTACAGGGAAGAAGGGTCCTTTTTACGCATAATATTCTCGGAAGTTTGTCTTTCAAGCACTTTCACACAATCGTTGTTCTCTGGTGTTTCCCAATCATATTGCTCTATTATACCTCCCGCTCATATTTGTGTTCGTTTCCCAATGATTACACTATTCCCTTTAGCTAGCAAAGTTAAAATTTCTCCCCAGTCGCGATCACAGCTTATCGTTAAAACAGTAACCTACACCAGTTTGGAATAGCTTCATACATCCACTCACATGGAAAAGTTACAGATAACTACTGTTGATAACGTTGTGTTATCACGACGTGGTTACTGTATATCTGGTACATTGACTTTATCCACTTATCATCTTGTATTCAGTTTCCGTCCGTCAGCCTCAAATGAACTATCACCTTCAAAAGAAATATGGATATGTTATCCCATAATCGACAAGATGACCAAGTCTCGGGGATCCTCATTGCACTCTTCTAGGAACAATCAGTTTAGTGTTCTTCCCAACGGGGAATTGAAAGATAGTCAATTGGCTGAATCATACAAGAATACTGCAATTGATCACTACTCCGCTTCTAATATTCGGATTCAGTGTAAGGATTTCACGTTCTATTCCTTTGATTTCGTCAACGAAATGACGTGCAAGGAAGTTTTTCTCAAGCTAAGTGCCTTGATAACTGTTCccaaagttcaaaaagaTATTAAATCATTCTATGCATTTTACTATAAGGCCAATTCCATGGAGTTGAACCTAACACCGAAAGGGTGGGATATCTATGATCCAGTATCTGAATATAGACGATTGGATTTGTTTAAGGATGATGGGTCTGCACTGTTCTGGAGGATTACTAATGTGAATGAACAGTATAAGCTTTGCCCATCATATCCTAGTGTTATTGTCGTGCCATCGTCGATTTCTGATAATGTGGTAAAACATGCTTCGAAATTCCGATCAAAACAGAGAATCCCAGCAATCGTATATAAACACCGCCTCAGTCCCAATGGAAACGTTATCGTTAGGTGTTCTCAGCCATTGGTGGGGATCAACATCCAAAATAGATCCATCCAggatgaaaagttgattggGGAGATATTCAAATCACAGGAATCCGAACGGcttgagaagttgaacataGATAGTGAGTTCATTGACCAGCCCCAAAGAAACTTAATTGTTGATTTACGTCCGATAACAAATGCTATGGCTCAACATGCCTTGGGAGCTGGAACAGAGAACATCGATTATTACCGAGGTGACCGCTTGCCTATTGATAAGGAAAATGGGTCATCAAACCAAGAAGCTACTACAAGAAATGTTGACAAAATTTTTGGGAATATCGATAACATTCATGTGATTAGAGATTCCTTGAATAAGTTAACAAATGCATTAAATGACTTGGACCAGTTTCCCGTGTCTGTTGGCGCAGATAGCGAGCAAGTCTCGTATCTGGCGTTGCAGCTGTCACTTTCCAAATCACAATGGTTGCATAGGATATCCATCATTCTTCAATCGGTGGATAGAATTACCAAGTCCATTCATTTGAATAATACCAATGTAGTTATTCATTGTTCCGATGGTTGGGATAGAACTTCCCAAGTATCAGCATTACTGCAATTATGCCTTGATCCTTATTACCGGACTCTTCATGGGTTTATGATTTTAATTGAGAAGGAGTGGGTCAGCTTTGgattcaaattcaacactCGTGCCGATCATGGCGGGTGTATTGGGGCCGTAATGCCCAAACCAGTGCATGATTCTTCTGAGTTTAATGATGATAGTGAGCTTCCAAATGGATCTGCAAGAAGTGTAGCCTCATTTCTACAAAAGGCTGCTAACAAAGCAGCAACCCGAATCAGAAAtactgctgttgctgctgccGAAGCTGCTACCAACAGTAATTCGTCATCTACAGTTGATTTgaatatcaacaacaatagTAGCACTTCAGAACCCACCCCGGAAGCTTCAGACTCCAATGGAGGAGGATCATTCTCAGGACACGCATACGGAGGAAGTAACGAGAAGTCGCCAGTATTTCACCAGTTTTTGGACTGTGTTTATCAGATCTACAAACAGCATCCACAACAGTTTGAGTTCAACAGCAGGTTTCTTAAACGGTTGTTCTATCACTATTACTCGTGCCAATATGGACTGTTTGTATGTGATTCTGAACGAGAATTAAAGATGAATCATAAATTACACGAAAGCACCGTTTCCGTATGGGACTACTTCAATTCTCGATCTAAGGAGTTTATCAATCCCTCTTATGAACGGAAAGATGAagtggtgtttttcaatTATAGTGATGTTAAATGGTGGACCGAGTTGTATGGTAGATCAGACGAAGAGATGAACGGGTTATCCAACTCGCTCGACCGTAAATTTGcaaaaatcaacttgaccaagtaGCATAAATAGATCAACAACATACAAGCTGCAACATCTAACACTATCTTTTGTGATAGTGATGTAAATACAAATAATGGTTTTGGGCATATGTCGCTTTTGATTCGTTGCGAATCACGATCAATAAAGTTAAGCCTCTCGGAAGATTAAACGAAGTTGTGTTTCATGCTCATTATGCCTTCCAAACTTACCAAGCGATTCAAATCGTGCTCCGGTAAGTGTCACTAACTATACCCGGCTCGGGCTAAATTATCCTTGCTCCAGCTGATGTTTTGAGCATTTTTCCAAGCTCCATAACAATACTTGTGTTTTCGAACCCCCCTAAATAGCTGTATGACTTCATCCCACTGATGGAGGTGTCGAACTACTTGTGCTTCCCTCATACCGTGGTCTTCAAGCCAAATCGGCACCTTATGGCTGTAGTTGGACGTGTTACCTCAGACCACCTCCAGTAAAATTACCCCAAACTTATCCTGCATATTGCATAAGTAGGGATTTTCAAATTTGGAGCAACCCACATAACAGAACgagaaagaaaaaataATCCAAATcccatccacaaacacccATAGTGATTTGTAGATTATGGGGAACAACACGTCACAAATCCGTCGCTCGTCGGTCACCTACAATGAGTCGAATGTCCGGAGGTCCACCACGTCTTCTCAGCGACCCGATCACCAGAATCTTGATGAGGAGTTCAGTGACCTCATTCTTCACGAGGTCAAAAAAGATCAAGATATCCGGCAACAGAATCTATTCAATCAGTCTGTCGCGGTTCCCGAGTCACTAAACAGGCACCCTTCCCTCAAATACAACCAGTTTCTGAACGATTTGATAGAAGATGAGTTtaatgaattgaaggatTTAATTGAAACAGACGAGGCTGAACTTACCAGAAACATCATCCCTAACGACAAAGACGTCCATaaagacgatgatgatgacgataTGATTGGCGTGGACGAGAACGATACcactttggtggtgaataACCACAATGAGGTCGACGACAACATGGACGTAGATTATGCTAATCACGCTTCTGGTTCTACGACAGTTGAAACTGTCACACCTGATTTGTCTTCGGTTGATTTCACCAAGATCGTCGCCAACGCATCTCCTGGAGCTGCTGCCCGGCTGCCCGTGGGTGGCTATAGGTCCAAGCCCACGGTACAACCCATGACGATCAACTCCAGTGGCAGTACCACCAATAGCCATGGGGGTATTGTGGACGTGAACAGCAACGGGATTGTACCAGTGGAGATCAAGTGGGTCAATGTGCTCAAGGAGAACATCCAAAAAGTTTCAATCATCGGGTCCTTCTCCAATTGGAGGAACATCATCCGATTAAAACCCTTACCCCATCTTCCAAACGAGTATGTGGTGACAATCAGATTACCTTTGGGGGTTCACAAGTTGTTAtacatcatcaacaatgaatATAGGGTCAGTGACCAGCTCCCCACCGCCACTGATCTGGAAGggattttcttcaactggtttgAGGTTTTGGATGGTCTGCACTTGTTCAATCACtcccaaaatcaacccGATCGGATAGTCTCGGCTTCTACAAAGTACGATGCTAACATCATCCAATCTGCTGGTCAGCATGAGATCGGAGAGATCCAAAGAAAGTCCCATAGCTTCCTAACCAAAATCAGTAAAGAGGATCATCCAAATGTTGAGCATTTAGAATATAGGGAAGACCCTTACGAAGCTGATGAAATGCAACAAGAAATGCAGAAAGAGTTGTTACAGCAAAATCCCCTGGCCCATGTTCCTGCGCTGGTCCACTCCTCGTCTCCTGACAAAAACCACCATCCTAATGAACCATATATATTAATGTCGGACAACAATTCGTCTTCGTTTTTGCTTCAGCAGCGAACCAACAATCAGATAGAGTATTCTGGGGAAATTCCTGAGATATTTGTCAACTATAGTTACTTCAAAAGCCAGAATTCCAATTTCGAATTGCCCGAACCTCCGCAGTTACCAGCTCATCTTAACAACGTTTTGTTAAATAAGCTATCCAATCACAACAATAGCAATACCCAGTTACCTGCCCACAATACTTCATATCCTCCACATACTCATAATTATTCCTCAGACAACGGGACTATGCCTCAATTGGATACATTCAAACCTCCTAGTGCCTCATTCATGGGTGAGCTGTCGAGCAGTAAGAGGCCGCCATTAAGAAGGGCTGACTCTTCATACTACGCATCAAATCAAGAAGCCTATCACCTTTCAATCCCCAATCATGTAATTTTAAACCATTTAATGACTACTTCCATTAGGAATGATGTGCTAACTGTCGCTTGTATTACCCGGTACTCAGGTAAATTTGTAACTCAAATAATGCATTCCCCAGCTGACTCATTGTCAGGTGAAAGCTGAGAGTTTGAGTAATATAAATTATTTTAGGTGTATATAGTAGAATCTAATCAGTTGGATTTGCAATTTGTAATACGCAAGCGGTTTTTGCGGGATAAAAATATATGATACACAATTGAAACATTTCTgaaacatccacaaaagcCTCACCAATTTCTGTTATATATTCGGCAATTTCCCTTCACCCCATTGCATTCATTCCACTAAGTTGAACCATGTCGTGGAATGGGCTTAAGAAGGCCATCAACAGAGCTGGTACTCAAGTAAAAGTTAGGACCGGACAGATTGATCAAACTGTTGACAGACaatttgactttgaagaaaagcGGTTCAAAACAATGGAAACCAACTCCCTCAAACTCCAGAAAGAGTTGAAGCACTACCTTGACTCGTTGCGGATATTGACCAGTGCCCAGATGAATGTGGCTGAAGTGTTGAAATCGTTCTATGGAGAGGATGATATAGTGACTGCTCGAGACAAAATAGAGAAGGGAGTCAATCCTGATAACTTCAGCGAGGAATACTACAACGTCACGAAGGACTTGAACGATAACGTTTTGGCATCATTAGAGGGTCCTTATAACCAGACCATCTTGAATCTGGTTGCCCGCTTCAACTCCTatttcattgaaatcaacgaTGCCATTAAGAAACGAGCCAACAAGAAGCTCGACTATGACGccatgaagaagaagcttcaaACTATGGTAGAAAATCCCAAGTCCAACGAgatcaacaccaatgaATATGAAGCCAAATTACTGGAAATCAAGAGTGAATTGGAAGATAAGAGAGCCATGTATGAAAATTTGAATGACAAGCTCAAACAAGAGTTGCCGcagttgatcaacttaCGTGTCCCATTTTTGAACCCCTCGTTCGAAAGTTTCATCAAGCTCCAATTGCGGTTTTTTAACGAAGGTTATTCCAGTTTGAATAATCTTCAATTGCGGTTGGATGCAAATTTGAGACAAGACTACATTAACGGAAACTTGGAATCTAGACTCGACGAcgtgttgatgaaaatgcGGGAGTTAAATATCACTGGTTCCAGGTGAATACTTCTATATAGTCTTATTCCTTTATATGTTAAGCACTTATGATAAATGAATTCTATCCCGGCGACTTGTCGTAGTAAATTTGGGCCGACGAGGAAGATCCCGCGAACATTTGCTCGGCTGTTATCAGAAATATTTAAGGATACTATCAAATACTGCAAAATAAGGAATGCTAAGTAGGAAAAAACTCTCCGGAGACTACCCGCATGACCCAGGGATGAGTGACTCTTTCTGGGCAAGACATGTGGAAATTTGTACAAAAATTAATGGCAAAAGATATCCCGTTCCTTCATCAGTCGTCAATAGCTTGCTCAAGTCTTTTGATCAACGCAATCTCCCACGTCCTTCCACAACCCAAATACAAGCATTGATGAATTCTCCGTCAGCAAATGGAGAGGCTTCAAAAGCTTATACTCTAATCCGCTATTACCAAGTTAGTCAGCAGGGTCTTTTTGTTACCAATGAAAACACCGATAAGTTTGGGACCACGATAAAGTACACTGGAGCAGAAAACTGGGAATCCGTAATGTGCTATATGGATGCTTTATTGTTTGCAATGTTTGCCAATTTGGACAGCTTCGAGCCAATGTTGTTTTTGTCCAACCAAAGTCAGAACATTCTAGTCAACCGACTTTCGAATTTGTTACGGGTTTATGTGAATCTCTTGAGAACTGggaatttgatcaaaaccGATTTGACCATTAGGATTTGTGA
Above is a window of Yamadazyma tenuis chromosome 1, complete sequence DNA encoding:
- a CDS encoding uncharacterized protein (CAZy:AA1; COG:Q; EggNog:ENOG503NZUY), producing the protein MVKISTFALVALSLCGFALSEKVESNAAPALEIRGVQDSSDLSEPLEKRSKRLKSNLDLIPSGATVNYQVWNLTETEVMPDGHYRRGFLINGESPGPLIDGNQGDWVVIKVNNFLTVPITIHFHGIHQNGTIFSDGVPGVTQWPILSGDTYTYVWKMDQYGFYWYHAHYRAYANDGIIGPIYINPSDEVGRPYGEITNDTDELSLLNRLEKKPNYLILSDWFKETYDEIAVKMFAYGMDPSCVQSLLINGKGRHYCFPNSTFASQGATKYEKYMGATGADTWHMDSFGCMDLGTLNGFTSIEYNTTLLEFPGTNTECFNSTVDQEVYYTNDEDYVFFNLINMGGEFSKTLSVDDHNLTVVAIDGSYIHPKVVQQLYLPIGLRVTVAIKTVEDEHENTDEPFAIRVQGDDMPQLYTGLAYLQYGSYSNETYQYVQESVAIEDTNGVLHNNLAGDLLDSSFIKFDPFSSSPLDSTLKPPTGAADVTIQAELTRPGSTTFTIFNGVAFDGGMEMNYPILFKLQGNDSINATQAFGGSVVDAGIKEGDVVDIIFQNTPLADHPMHLHGHTFWVIAKNDTVSTFAYNTTEEALEDGSDDLFNFEDPAYVDNVAVITGGYAIIRFIASNNIAMVHCHIQTHLAMGMGGVIVEDKEHLDKVPENLLKQNHADYNSQDEWIPSELNITIT
- the YMR1 gene encoding phosphatidylinositol-3-phosphatase ymr1 (EggNog:ENOG503NVN3; COG:S; BUSCO:EOG09261ABB) — translated: MTKSRGSSLHSSRNNQFSVLPNGELKDSQLAESYKNTAIDHYSASNIRIQCKDFTFYSFDFVNEMTCKEVFLKLSALITVPKVQKDIKSFYAFYYKANSMELNLTPKGWDIYDPVSEYRRLDLFKDDGSASFWRITNVNEQYKLCPSYPSVIVVPSSISDNVVKHASKFRSKQRIPAIVYKHRLSPNGNVIVRCSQPLVGINIQNRSIQDEKLIGEIFKSQESERLEKLNIDSEFIDQPQRNLIVDLRPITNAMAQHALGAGTENIDYYRGDRLPIDKENGSSNQEATTRNVDKIFGNIDNIHVIRDSLNKLTNALNDLDQFPVSVGADSEQVSISIILQSVDRITKSIHLNNTNVVIHCSDGWDRTSQVSALSQLCLDPYYRTLHGFMILIEKEWVSFGFKFNTRADHGGCIGAVMPKPVHDSSEFNDDSELPNGSARSVASFLQKAANKAATRIRNTAVAAAEAATNSNSSSTVDLNINNNSSTSEPTPEASDSNGGGSFSGHAYGGSNEKSPVFHQFLDCVYQIYKQHPQQFEFNSRFLKRLFYHYYSCQYGSFVCDSERELKMNHKLHESTVSVWDYFNSRSKEFINPSYERKDEVVFFNYSDVKWWTELYGRSDEEMNGLSNSLDRKFAKINLTK
- a CDS encoding uncharacterized protein (EggNog:ENOG503NZ3J; COG:G) yields the protein MGNNTSQIRRSSVTYNESNVRRSTTSSQRPDHQNLDEEFSDLILHEVKKDQDIRQQNLFNQSVAVPESLNRHPSLKYNQFSNDLIEDEFNELKDLIETDEAELTRNIIPNDKDVHKDDDDDDMIGVDENDTTLVVNNHNEVDDNMDVDYANHASGSTTVETVTPDLSSVDFTKIVANASPGAAARSPVGGYRSKPTVQPMTINSSGSTTNSHGGIVDVNSNGIVPVEIKWVNVLKENIQKVSIIGSFSNWRNIIRLKPLPHLPNEYVVTIRLPLGVHKLLYIINNEYRVSDQLPTATDSEGIFFNWFEVLDGSHLFNHSQNQPDRIVSASTKYDANIIQSAGQHEIGEIQRKSHSFLTKISKEDHPNVEHLEYREDPYEADEMQQEMQKELLQQNPSAHVPASVHSSSPDKNHHPNEPYILMSDNNSSSFLLQQRTNNQIEYSGEIPEIFVNYSYFKSQNSNFELPEPPQLPAHLNNVLLNKLSNHNNSNTQLPAHNTSYPPHTHNYSSDNGTMPQLDTFKPPSASFMGESSSSKRPPLRRADSSYYASNQEAYHLSIPNHVILNHLMTTSIRNDVLTVACITRYSGKFVTQIMHSPADSLSGES